Proteins encoded within one genomic window of Vanrija pseudolonga chromosome 3, complete sequence:
- the PRD1 gene encoding Saccharolysin: MLRSFSRLVLPASRTLFTMSTTKAYPKPPIAPPNWSYTPESVKAAVDKYISNTQQLLDDVAALPKGQRTFDSVVRRIALEDAVADRETEPSLFLQYVHEDEAVRNASVDGDKAIQEFGLKAIAREDIYEALLDVEAAGGKLNAEEQRLLDRMIRDRKRNGLGLPKDKRDELLALQTKIMGLEVDFQRACNEEKGSLLFTKEELEGVPETVLEGYTKEGDKYKVTFKTPDIVPIFQYADVPATRRKAQLGYEGKTIKNAPVLDEVVKLRRKVAELLGFDNFADYVLDIKMAKDSKTVLNFLNDLQEKLTPLGEAEKAKFLKVKKAEHEKRGWPVENELYLWDYRYYDRLTTERDLALDDNKVKEYFPVDKVVPTILDIYRQLLSVQFYPVPRDDEHGGKTWHKDAEAYAVWDAPKDGKETFLGYMYLDLFPRENKYGHAAVWGLIPGSTKADGSRSYPTVCMVANLAKPTPTRPALMKHDDVVTFFHEMGHAFHGLCSSTQFSRFHGTHVSRDFVEAPSQMLENWCWLPEQLKTMSEHYETHEHLPDDLIASIVKSKNLNQGLFNLRQLFFGLYDMTLHTSKDDLDLTKLWCDLREKTSLVSTDGEYVGGQSGFAHIVGGYAAGYYGYLYSLVFAADMFESVFSADPMNPANGLKYRAEILGPGGSRDEAESLRKFLGRDPNNKAFLKQLLSGAETAKL, from the exons ATGCTGCGCTCATTCTCTCGTCTAGTACTCCCAGCAAGCCGCACTCTCTTCACAATGTCGACGACAAAGGCCT ACCCCAAGCCCCCCATTGCGCCGCCCAACTGGTCGTACACGCCCGAGagcgtcaaggccgccgtggACAAGTACATCTCCAACAcgcagcagctgctcgacgacgtcgccgccctccccaAGGGACAGCGCACTTTCGACTCGGTCGTGCGCCGTATCgccctcgaggacgccgtcgcggacCGCGAGACTGAGCCGTCGCTATTCCTGCAGTACGTgcacgaggacgaggccgtgcGCAATGCGTCGGTGGACGGCGACAAGGCTATCCAG GAGTTCGGCCTCAAGGCCATCGCCCGCGAGGACATCTACGAGGCCCTCCTTGACGTTGAGGCCGCCGGTGGCAAGctcaacgccgaggagcagcgcctgctcgaccgcATGATCCGCGACCGCAAGCGCAACGGTCTCGGCCTGCCCAAGgacaagcgcgacgagctgctcgcgctccagaCCAAGATCAtgggcctcgaggtcgacttcCAGCGCGCGTGCAACGAGGAGAAGGGCAGCCTGCTGTTCACaaaggaggagctcgagggcgtgccCGAGACCGTGTTGGAGGGGTACACcaaggagggcgacaagTACAAGGTTACCTTCAAG ACCCCCGACATCGTTCCCATCTT CCAGTacgccgacgtgcccgccACCCGCCGCAAGGCCCAGCTCGGCTACGAGGGCAAGACGATCAAGAACGCTCctgtgctcgacgaggtggtcaaGCTCCGCCGCAAGGTCGCTGAGCTCCTCGGGTTCGACAACTTTGCCGACTACGTCCTTGAC ATCAAGATGGCCAAGGACTCCAAGACGGTGCTCAACTTCCTCAACGACCTGCAGGAGAAGCTcacgccgctcggcgaggcggagaaGGCAAAGTTCCTCaaggtcaagaaggccgagcacgagaaGCGCGGCTGGCCAGTCGAGAACGAGCTCTATCTCTGGGACTACCGCTACTACGACCGTCTGACCACCGAGCGCGACCTGGCGCTCGATGACAACAAGGTCAAGGAGTACTTCCCcgtcgacaaggtcgtgCCCACCATCCTGGACATCTACCGCCAGCTGCTCTCGGTTCAGTTCTACCCCGtcccccgcgacgacgagcacggcggcaaGACGTGGCACAAGG acgccgaggcgtacGCCGTCTGGGACGCgcccaaggacggcaaggagacGTTCCTCGGATACATGTACCTCGACCTCTTCCCCCGCGAGAACAAGTACGGCCACGCGGCGGTCTGGGGCCTCATCCCAGGCTccaccaaggccgacggctcgcgctcgtacCCTACCGTGTGCATGGttgccaacctcgccaagccTACACCTACTCGTCCCGCGCTGATGaagcacgacgacgtggtgaCCTTCTTC CACGAGATGGGCCACGCGTTCCACGGCCTCTGCTCGTCCACCCAGTTCTCGCGCTTCCACGGCACGCACGTCTCGCGTGATTTCGTCGAGGCCCCCTCGCAGATGCTCGAGAACTGGTGCTGGCTGcccgagcagctcaagaCCATGTCGGAGCACTACGAGACGCACGAGCACCTCCCCGACGACCTGATTGCCAGCATTGTCAAGAGCAAGAACCTCAACCAGGGCTTGTTCAACCTGCGTCAGCTCTTCTTCGGCCTCTACGACA TGACCCTCCACACGTCCaaggacgacctcgacctcaccaAGCTCTGGTGCGACTTGCGCGAGAAGACGTCCCTCGTCTCCACGGACGGCGAGTACGTCGGCGGCCAGAGCGGCTTTGCGCACATTGTTGGTGGCTACGCCGCCGGCTACTACGGCTACCTCTACTCGCTCGTCTTTGCCGCCGACATGTTCGAGTCGGTGTTCAGCGCCGACCCGATGAACCCTGCCAACGGACTCAAGTACCGCGCCGAGATCCTCGGCCCTGGCGGTagccgcgacgaggccgagtcgctGCGCAAgttcctcggccgcgacccCAACAACAAGGCGTTCTTGAAGCAGCTGCTGAGTGGGGCCGAGACAGCCAAGCTGTAG
- the SDH8 gene encoding Succinate dehydrogenase assembly factor 4, mitochondrial gives MLSLRLPRLTRALSTAAPLRTSFKSGPRPPALPAAEQAEFDRLVKAAEAGQSGTVSTSVEELEAATTHPDARKGPKPEFEGDTNPKTGEIGGPKQDPFIAGNADWQFGGRVTDF, from the exons ATGCTgtccctccgcctcccccgcctcacGCGCGCActctccaccgccgcgcccctcCGCACATCGTTCAAGTCGggcccccgcccgcccgcgctcccagcagccgagcaggccgagttCGACCGGCTCgtcaaggctgccgaggcgggccAGTCTGGCACGGTGTCTAccagcgtcgaggagctcgaggcggccacgACGCACCCCGATGCGCGCAAGGGCCCCAAGCCCGAGTTTGAGGGCGACACGAACCCCAAGACGGGCGAGATTGGGGGGCCGAAGCAGGACCCGTTTATTGCTGGTAATGCCGACTGGCAGTTTGGCGGACGGGTGACG GACTTCTAG
- the cox6 gene encoding Cytochrome c oxidase subunit 6, mitochondrial, which translates to MLSARLALRAAVRPVAAARVARPAALSAVRYSSHAAEESYEAFNARYASFFGSVTDLFELQRGLNNAFAYDLVPSVEVIENALRAARKVNDYATAVRILEGVKEKVENKGQYEQYLAALKPVIDELGIQTKEQLYNL; encoded by the exons ATGCTCtctgctcgcctcgccctccgcgccgccgtccgccccgtcgccgccgcccgcgtcgcccgccccgccgctctTTCGG CTGTCCGCTACTCgtcccacgccgccgaggagtcGTACGAGGCCTTCAACGCCCGCTACGCCTCGTTCTTCGGTTCGGTGACCGACCTGTTCGAGCTCCAGCGTGGCCTCAACAACGCGTTCGCCTACGACCTTGTCCCCTCGGTCGAGGTCATTGAGAACGctctccgcgccgcccgcaagGTCAACGACTacgccaccgccgtccgTATCCTCGAGGGTGTCAAGGAGAAGGTCGAGAACAAGGGCCAGTACGAGCagtacctcgccgcgctcaagcccgtcatcgacgagctgg GCATCCAGACCAAGGAGCAGCTCTACAACCTTTAA
- the asaE_6 gene encoding MFS transporter asaE has protein sequence MSSTEDIDIEKKNVVAPSTGDGASTPATVALSIEPKAGNDLGPPPDGGFDAWITVFGGFCASFVQFGLANAFGVFQAYYKTHQLAHYSSSTISWIGSVQQFILFFGGLFSGRLFDAYGAKALLVPGTCLFVLAIMMTSLCKEYYQFMLAQGILFGIGSAMIFHPTVSAPSQWFERKRALATSIVVAGSGLGGTLWPIALERLMNEIGFGWALRTAGFLSLALLGVAVACVRTRLPRRKAQSFAGLLSPLKEAHFTLLAVGVALASWGMFMPFFFVTTHAAQLGAGSNLAFYSLSILNAGSTLGRGFAGVADKFGRLNSITLGASLTGILLLAFWIPLNSVPALLAFAPIYGFVAGIIISLVPPSVAQMSLPHQIGARVGLTYGIMAFFTLSGPPINGALLSAGGGGRKGFQYAGAFSGAVVFAGAVCIFTARLKINKKLLAVV, from the exons ATGAGCTCGACAGAAGACATCGACATCGAGAAGAAGAACGTGGTCGCGCCGTCTacaggcgacggcgcgagcacgccagcGACAGTGGCGCTGTCGATAGAGCCCAAGGCTGGCAACGACCTCGGTCCGCCACCAGACGGCGGGTTCGACGCGTGGATTACCGTCTTTGGCGGGTTCTGCGCCTCGTTCGTACAGTTTGGACTGG CCAACGCGTTCGGTGTCTTCCAGGCATACTACAAGACGCACCAGCTCGCACAttactcgtcgtcgacgattTCGTGGATCGGCTCGGTGCAGCAGTTCATCCTTTTCTTCGGG GGGCTGTTCAGTGGCCGCCTTTTTGACGCGTATGGTGCCAAGGCGTTGCTCGTGCCGGGCACCTGCCTGTTCGTACTCGCGATCATGATGACGAGCT TGTGCAAAGAATACTACCAGTTCATGCTGGCCCAAGGCATCCTCTTCGGCATCGGCTCAGCCATGATCTTCCACCCGACCGTATCGGCCCCGTCGCAGTGGTTTGAGCGCAAGCGCGCACTGGCGACGAGCATAGTCGTCGCTGGCTCCGGACTCGGGGGCACGTTGTGGCCCATTGCTCTGGAGCGGCTCATGAACGAGATTG GCTTCGGGTGGGCCCTCCGCACGGCGGGATTCCTGtccctcgcgctgctcggcgtcgcggtcgccTGTGTCCGCACGCGCCTGCCGCGGCGCAAGGCGCAGTCGTTTGCCGGCCTCCTGAGCCCGCTCAAAGAGGCCCACTTTACGCTgttggccgtcggcgtcgccctcgcctcgtgGGGCATGTTcatgcccttcttcttcgtcaCGACGCACGCAGCCCAGCTGGGCGCGGGGTCAAACCTCGCCTTCTACTCGCTCTCCATCCTCAACGCCGGCTCGACACTCGGCCGCGGGTTCGCAGGCGTCGCTGACAAGTTTGGCCGGCTCAACTCGatcacgctcggcgcgtcgctcaCCGGCATCTTGTTGCTCGCCTTCTGGATCCCGCTCAActcggtgccggcgctgcTTGCGTTTGCGCCGATTTACGGCTTCGTGGCAGGCATCATCATCAGCCTTGTCCCGCCCAGCGTCGCGCAAATGTCCCTCCCCCACCAGattggcgcgcgcgtcggcctcaCGTACGGCATCATGGCCTTCTTCACGCTGTCGGGACCGCCTATCAACGGCGCCTTGCTGAGCGCCGGGGGCGGTGGCCGCAAGGGGTTCCAGTACGCCGGCGCCTTCTCCGGCGCTGTTGTGTTCGCTGGCGCCGTCTGCATTTTTACGGCACGGCTCAAGATCAACAAAAAGCTGTTGGCCGTGGTGTAG
- the SKI6 gene encoding Exosome complex component SKI6 encodes MSRIEILNLAGLRHDNRRPYELRSFASTLSTHPAADGSATVTQGLTSVQASVFGPREPKQKAGAAHDRASLVVEVGVVPWAQGVGQGSRRSRGDKRLLEIGAAIRQTFEPVILSHLYPRSEIAVQVQVLTADGGILPTAINAVTLALIDAGIAMLDYVAAVSVGLHLTQALLDLSAPEESDLPTLVVGALPTSGKVTLAQMETRLHVDRFEDMLKLGVDACSVLKAEMEATVKANTKSVVERMAIGSRVGIVGGGDQLV; translated from the exons ATGTCAAGGATAGAGATCTTGAACCTGGCAG GCCTGCGCCACGACAACCGCAGGCCGTACGAGCTGCGCAGCTTCGCGTCGACGCTCTCGacgcaccccgccgcggACGGCAGCGCGACCGTCACGCAGGGCCTGACGAGCGTCCAGGCCAGCGTATTTGGGCCCCGGGAGCCCAAGCAaaaggccggcgcggcgcacgatAGGGCGAGCCTTGTGGTTGAGGTCGGGGTTGTGCCGTGGGCCCAGGGGGTCGGGCAGGGGAGCAGGCGGAGTCGGGGGGATAA GCGCCTTCTCGAGATCGGCGCGGCCATCCGACAAACCTTTGAGCCCGTCATCCTGTCGCACCTGTACCCGCGCTCCGAGATCGCCGTGCAGGTGCAGGTCTTGACTGCTGACGGAG GCATCCTCCCAACTGCCATCAACGCAGTGaccctcgcgctcatcgacgCGGGCATCGCAATGCTCGACTACGTCGCGGCCGTCTCAGTCGGCCTGCACCTCACccaggcgctgctcgacctctcTGCGCCAGAGGAGTCCGACCTGCCgaccctcgtcgtcggtgcctTGCCAACCAGCGGCAAGGTGACCCTCGCGCAGATGGAGACGCGGCTGCACGTCGACCGCTTCGAGGACatgctcaagctcggcgtggacgcgtgcagcgtgctcaaggccgagatggAGGCGACGGTCAAGGCCAACACGAAGAGCGTGGTGGAGCGCATGGCGATCGGGAGCAGGGTTGGTATCGTCGGTGGAGGCGACCAGCTGGTTTAG
- the lacZ_0 gene encoding Beta-galactosidase, producing MARHIPTLNLNLVFSSPAPPPPRSTMATFHPGEHEDPAPQINAAPARSWVPKSSAARLSLNADWKFRWSPSPLTHDEGFAQAKSDAEWDTLPVPSHWVLHGDGKYGRQAYVNIRYPLPIDPPRVPDENPTGDYRYTFELPQDWKIEDGKTLLRFDGVDSWAKVWLNGTYLGTSTGSRLPVEFDATAALRPGANTVAVRVVQWSAATYLEDQDQWWMPGIFRDVTLLHRPKGSVDDYFVHANYDHASGKGTLKVESSPAGRVVVPALGIDVATGEEVSVPVSPWTAETPTLYDAELRTPGETIPLRIGFRTVTYNDGLIKVNGRRVLFRGVNRHEFSPEHGRAVTPEIMLQDVLLMKQHNVNAVRTSHYPPHPHFLSLCDEYGLWVVDECDYETHGFEWNGWVDNPSSSPMYTPALLNRAERMVERDKNHPSIVIWSLGNEAGKGDNLRLMSEWIRKRDPSRAIHYEGDRESSYTDMYSRMYATHAEVDEIGRYAEPPLEDAALDARRRNLPFVLCEYVHSMGNGPGGIKEYQDLFEKYPRCQGGFIWEWIDHCFKQVAPNGKTHWAYGGDFGEEIHDGNFIADGMLFPDRKPSPGLIEFKKVISPIKVVVGKDDVTITNTLDFGDTAHLEWTQAHKVLGEKVEAAASALAVPVLKAGESVTLKLAALPASAHEAVTTVTASVRPDVAWAQHVQPGADRVVAWGQYVSPAAPKPASAAAVAPQVNGDKIHLGPAVFDKRGTLLTLGSLSLVAPRLDIWRATTDNDRGPDEVTKRVLANEWKEANFDRLKHRVDAVEATGSALVVRTRAAAWVYNRALETVYTYTSDGKSLSLHVAVKPTGDWGELFLPRLGIRLGLPKDTNDVTYVGYGPGEAYPDSRTAVLLDSYKTTVDALQTPYVFPQENGYRADVRRAQVGALRIENEAKPFGLTVRRWTSEALEAAKHSSDLEVDDHVWVNVDHAQHGIGTASCGEGPLPQYRLKPEAAEFEVTFTAV from the exons ATGGCAAGACACATCCCCACCCTCAACTTAAACCTCGTATTCTCGtccccagcaccaccgccgccaagaagcACGATGGCGACGTTCCACCcaggcgagcacgaggaccCCGCCCCACAGAtcaacgccgcgccggcgcgctcatgGGTGCCcaagtcgagcgccgcgcggctgTCACTCAACGCCGACTGGAAGTTCCGCTGGAGCCCAAGCCCGCTCACCCACGACGAGGGCTTTGCGCAGGCCAAgtccgacgccgagtgggaCACACTCCCCGTCCCCTCGCACTGGGTCctgcacggcgacggcaagtaCGGCCGCCAGGCGTACGTCAACATCCGCTACCCCCTGCCCATTGACCCGCCGCGCGTGCCGGATGAGAACCCGACCGGAGACTATCGGTACACTTTTGAGCTGCCCCAGGACTGGAAGATTGAGGATGGCAAG ACCCTCCTCCGcttcgacggcgtcgactcgTGGGCCAAGGTCTGGCTGAACGGCACCTACCTCGGCACGTCGACCGGCTCGCGCCTGCCCGTCGAGTTCgatgccaccgccgcgctccgccccggcgccaacacggtcgccgtgcgcgtcgtgcagTGGTCCGCGGCCACCTACCTCGAGGACCAGGACCAGTGGTGGATGCCGGGCATCTTCCGTGACGTGACGCTGCTCCACCGGCCCAAGGGCTCGGTCGACGACTACTTCGTCCACGCCAACTACGACCACGCGAGCGGCAAGGGCACGCTCAAGGTCGAGTCGAGCCCTgctggccgcgtcgtcgtgcctgcgctcggcatcgacgtggccacgggcgaggaggtgtcGGTCCCCGTGTCGCCTTGGACCGCCGAGACGCCGACACTgtacgacgccgagctgcgcacCCCCGGCGAGACGATCCCCCTGCGTATCGGCTTCCGCACCGTCACCTACAACGACGGCCTGATCAAGGTCaacggccgccgcgtcctctTCCGCGGCGTGAACCGCCACGAGTTCAGCCCGgagcacggccgcgccgtcACCCCCGAGATCATGCTCCAGGACGTGCTCCTCATGAAGCAGCACAACGTCAACGCCGTCCGCACGTCGCACTACCCGCCCCACCCGCACTTCCTCTCGCTCTGTGACGAGTACGGCCTGtgggtcgtcgacgagtgTGACTACGAAACCCACGGGTTCGAGTGGAACGGGTGGGTCGACAACCCGTCCAGCTCGCCCATGTACACGCCCGCGCTGCTcaaccgcgccgagcgcatggtcgagcgcgacaagAACCACCCGTCGATTGTCATCTGGTCGCTGGGCAACGAGGCAGGCAAGGGCGACAACCTGCGCCTCATGTCCGAGTGGATCCGGAAGCGTGACCCCTCGCGCGCGATCCACTACGAGGGTGACCGCGAGTCGTCCTACACCGACATGTACTCGCGGATGTACGCGacgcacgccgaggtcgacgagatTGGCAGGtacgccgagccgccgctcgaggacgcggcaCTCGATGCCCGCCGCCGTAACCTCCCCTTCGTGCTCTGCGAGTACGTCCACTCCATGGGCAACGGCCCCGGCGGGATCAAGGAGTACCAGGACCTGTTTGAGAAGTACCCGCGCTGCCAGGGCGGCTTCATCTGGGAGTGGATCGACCACTGCTTCAAGCAGGTCGCGCCGAACGGCAAGACGCACTGGGCGTACGGCGGCGACTTTGGCGAGGAGATCCACGACGGCAACTTTATCGCCGACGGCATGCTCTTCCCGGACCGCAAGCCGAGCCCCGGGTTGATCGAGTTCAAGAAGGTGATTTCGCCCATCAAGGTGGTTGTTGGCAAGGACGACGTGACCATCACCAACACGCTCGACTTTGGGGATACCGCACACCTCGAGTGGACGCAGGCGCACAAGGTGCTgggcgagaaggtcgaggcggcggcgtcggcgctggccgtgCCCGTTCTCAAGGCGGGCGAGAGCGTGACCCTCAAGCTTGCGGCGCTCCCAGCGTCGGCCCACGAGGCTGTCACCACCGTcacggcgagcgtgcggcCCGATGTGGCGTGGGCGCAGCACGTCCAGCCGGGCGCagaccgcgtcgtcgcttggGGCCAGTATGTGTCCCCAgcggcgcccaagcccgcttccgcggccgccgtcgcgccccaGGTCAACGGTGACAAGatccacctcggccccgcaGTGTTTGACAAGCGCGGCACGCTGCTCACCCTCGGCTCGCTGTCCCTCGTCGCACCGCGCCTCGACAtctggcgcgcgacgacggacaACGACCGCGGCCCCGACGAAGTGACcaagcgcgtcctcgccaacGAGTGGAAGGAGGCCAACTTTGACAGGCTCAagcaccgcgtcgacgccgtcgaggcgactggctcggcgctggTCGTGCGtacccgcgccgcggcgtgggtgTACAACCGCGCCCTGGAGACGGTCTACACGTACACCTCGGACGGCAAGTCGCTCTCGCTGCACGTCGCCGTCAAGCCCACCGGCGACTGGGGCGAGCTGTTCCTCCCCCGTCTCGGcatccgcctcggcctgccaAAGGACACCAACGACGTCACCTACGTCGGCTACGGCCCCGGCGAGGCGTACCCCGACTCCAGGaccgccgtcctcctcgacagctACAAGACGACGGTCGACGCCCTCCAGACGCCGTACGTTTTCCCGCAGGAGAACGGCtaccgcgccgacgtgcgccgGGCGCAGGTTGGCGCGCTGCGGATCGAGAACGAGGCGAAGCCCTTCGGCCTCACTGTCCGCCGGTGGAcgagcgaggcgctcgaggcggccaagcaCAGCTCAGACTTGGAGGTGGACGACCACGTCTGGGTCAACGTCGACCACGCGCAGCACGGCATCGGCACTGCTTCGTGTGGCGAGGGACCTCTGCCCCAGTACCGCCTCAAGCCAGAGGCTGCCGAGTTTGAGGTGACCTTTACGGCGGTGTAG
- the MDM10 gene encoding Mitochondrial distribution and morphology protein 10, with the protein MLPFATLLLRSYYEAIGWNEDNLYSNITRSSSALIDFPVPDSLILQLANAPTPIFFTSYALDALPQLNGSLSYLTTSEPLSNIGPSASMPFASVVERFRVPAPPVRPQPKDEIWLGGRQIQGRDYLLYSRLHLPTMHLSGLATTRLTPTLAATCAFVHQPATERPVSPSAAAGRAAGEAAPVPTRAKQPGNVLLSLQHDTGRYSGEYTYSAADGMFGIRQLYNFGWVGDRGETPVAEGADDASRRIDEEEMMDGGLRGRFSLGGEVYLSVKQRSAGLSTGVRFTTLPGSSSPNTPPSPPTTITVLYNPLIGFLSTAYAAQIAPTVSVATRFGVNVYSYESDFAIGGEWWIGRRRGKRGPEAEVELSDEFKAELAKRQLIGGVLRNADEDAEPHDSTFKTELAPLASHKAPPLQPGDKDRDGVLKARLSGNWSIAMLYESRIRNCLVSVGLISDILNGNSRKVVRSVGLEVQYYSRQGFTSSHGRFLASGVDRVETSKLKQMFLPAMTPEAKKLLRDKHYFVSAQLRHYGGEDAQGTFGQGANVLKKALTAGKCDKVPDHIVALERQMHAEWLATQTLDDLASHPQWAMAKYFLDATGKPDRAKTTDVVGFPLPWDSQYRVSQLREAAQRVPGLHEATSRGHSTQTVFIGWDERAVKNAAQGHAADEAAEEAEEEENRNAERDAEHQAYLKKRSKADKAAASPVGQYMVDCERIETGWSVYNLTLLIETTRSPGVYKATFNFGIMEGVMMLSADKGALVPYEGDDEGDFGEDYEDNDVPATGSKRKANGGGGSVPAKTPKTSPADHPTTQLFIVCKSSDTGTGEIQPQVERGTMTFKRGYVSFTGQVGMPCVGSNVPFTARKISDKNIKSRDQWDNYSWAAYEHACNSRW; encoded by the exons atgctgCCGTTCGCGACGCTCCTCTTGAGGAGCTACTACGAGGCGATAGGATGGAACGAGGACAACCTGTATTCGAACATTacgcggtcgagctcggcgttgat CGACTTCCCAGTCCCCGACTCGCTCATCCTGCAGCTTGCGAACGCACCCACGCCCATCTTCTTCACCTCCtacgccctcgacgcgctcccgCAGCTCAACGGCTCGCTGTCGTACCTCACCACCTCGGAGCCGCTGTCCAACATCGGCCCGTCGGCAAGCATGCCCTTCGCGTCGGTGGTCGAGCGGTTCCGCGTCCCTGCTCCCCCCGTCCGACCACAGCCAAAGGACGAGATCTGGCTCGGCGGACGGCAGATCCAAGGCCGCGACTACCTGCTCTACTCGCGCCTTCACTTGCCGACGATGCACCTCTCtggcttggcgacgacgcggctgACCCCTACGCTCGCGGCGACTTGCGCGTTCGTGCACCAGCCGGCCACTGAGCGGCCGGTCAGCCCGTCGGCCGCAgctggccgcgccgcgggtGAAGCTGCGCCCGTCCCTACGCGCGCCAAGCAGCCCGGCAACGTGCTGCTCAGCCTGCAGCACGACACGGGGCGATACTCTGGCGAGTACACCTACtctgccgccgacggcatgTTCGGCATCCGCCAGCTGTACAACTTTGGCTGGGTGGGGGATAGGGGCGAGACTccggtcgccgagggcgcggaCGACGCGAGCAGGCGTATCGACGAAGAGGAGATGATGGACGGCGGGCTGCGCGGGCGGttcagcctcggcggcgaggtgtaCCTATCGGTCAagcagcgcagcgcgggAT TGTCAACAGGAGTGCGGTTCACGACACTCCCTggttcgtcgtcgcccaacacgccgccctcgcccccgacAACAATCACGGTGCTGTACAACCCGCTCATTGGCTTCCTGTCAACAGCGTACGCTGCGCAGATCGCGCCAACCGTCTCAGTGGCCACGCGCTTCGGCGTCAACGTGTACAGCTACGAGTCTGACTTTGccatcggcggcgagtggtggATCGGGCGGAGACGGGGCAAGCGCggccccgaggccgaggtcgagctgagcgacgagttcaaggccgagctcgccaagcgccagctGATCGGCGGTGTTTTGcgcaacgccgacgaggacgccgagccgcaCGACAGCACGTTCAAgaccgagctcgcgccgctcgcgtcgcACAAGGCCCCGCCGCTCCAGCCCGGCGACAAggaccgcgacggcgtgctcaaGGCCCGCCTGAGCGGCAACTGGTCCATCGCGATGCTGTACGAGTCGAGAATACGCAACTGTCTCGTGAGCGTCGGGCTCATATCCGACATTCTCAATGGGAATAGTAGGAAGGTTGTGCGGagcgtcgggctcgaggtgCAGTATTACTC CCGTCAAGGCTTCACCTCCTCACACGGCCGGTTCCTCGCGAGTGGCGTGGACCGCGTCGAAACCTCCAAGCTCAAGCAGATGTTCCTGCCGGCGATGACCCCAGAGGCGAAGAAGCTCCTGCGCGACAAGCACTACTTTGTCAGCGCCCAGCTGCGGCACTACGGAGGGGAGGATGCACAGGGGACTTTTGGCCAGGGGGCAAATGTGCTTAAGAAGGCGCTTACGGCTGGCAAG TGTGACAAGGTGCCGGACCACATTGTGGCTCTGGAGCGCCAGATGCACGCCGAGTGGCTGGCGACACAGaccctcgacgacctcgccagTCATCCACAGTGGGCGATGGCCAAGTACTTCCTCGATGCCACCGGCAAGCCCGACCGCGCCAAGACGACCGACGTCGTGGGGTTCCCGCTCCCATGGGACAGCCAGTACCGCGTCAGTCAGCTCCGTGaggccgcgcagcgcgtgcCAGGTCTGCACGAGGCGACCAGCAGAGGGCACTCGACGCAGACAGTGTTTATTGGCTgggacgagcgcgcggtcaAGAATGCCGCGCAGGggcatgccgccgacgaagcggcggaggaggcagAAGAGGAGGAAAACCGCAACGCCGAGCGTGACGCCGAGCATCAGGCGTATCTCAAGAAGAGGagcaaggccgacaaggccgccgccagccccgtCGGGCAGTACATGGTCGACTGCGAACGGATCGAGACGGGCTGGAGCGTGTACAACCTGACGCTCTTGATTGAgacgacccgctcgccgGGTGTCTACAAGGCCACCTTCAACTTTGGCATCATGGAGGGCGTCATGATGCTTAGTGCGGACAAGGGCGCTCTCGTGCCgtacgagggcgacgacgagggggatTTCGGCGAGGACTACGAGGACAACGACGTCCCCGCGACAGGCtccaagcgcaaggccaacggcggtggcggctcTGTTCCGGCTAAGACGCCCAAGACTTCTCCTGCAGACCACCCCACGACCCAGCTGTTCATCGTCTGCAAGTCTAGCGACACTGGCACAGGGGAGATCCAGCCCCAGGTCGAGCGGGGCACGATGACCTTCAAGCGCGGCTATGTGAGCTTCACGGGCCAGGTCGGCATGCCATGCGTCGGCAGCAATGTCCCATTCACCGCCCGCAAGATCTCTGACAAGAACATCAAGTCGCGCGACCAGTGGGACAATTACTCGTGGGCCGCGTATGAGCATGCCTGTAATTCACGCTGGTAG